In the genome of Gemmatimonadota bacterium, one region contains:
- a CDS encoding AAA family ATPase — MRFEELALEKYGMFDSLTLPLTDCPGLVVIYGPNEAGKSTWLAAIADFLFGIPHNSPHGQIFGYGQMRLTAKLRTANGESQTFRRRKGVKSLSDETNKAIDERALSVHLGGTTRDRFMALFGLDHTSLRLGGERLLEADGDIGRLIVEAGGGLRGLVTALDKLKMDVEKLYSARRSSDRAFYNAFDAFDTANKEVKAGFLSRQAFDEARNAQETTSAGLAEARASTGSLTEQASSLRRLARVIPLLIELGIIEKECLAYADLSALRNDFAAAVRDAFDGLQAATVALRDSEDTRSALEDQVNGLIVPTDFVAAEAAIRDIIEKATHVGKARTDRPNRQRELADAETKLAALGRSIGCSDAADLNRQMPSQAAIDLVQALIPRGSELPPTIESAETQVKEESILVAQLEARRTQHQERGEDKPFGVSINEFAQLPVLTRSLELKRKQTREAEAACAARLNSLGFASLKELRSLDCPDSAIISDEIQRCAAFDADNTRLVQLSEQWTLRRDTAIAEIQRLTFGDDLPSSAAIGGARSARRQIWTTIREVFLDSSDDAWLRTDASQRLQATADMEQKVDDADSLADRRVAETQRLAALDLAERDRTEAVANLAAAIDAQEQSRLRLDRAKREWTDSWPLAVQRESDLGRLKALSTERAAILERAEMAASMLVEAELLATETDPKTEMLQSAEERLGISQQRNESLAARVRSVVQLITAHDDAYADYRRDVAAVSDSSIRLATRRENLSNLTSAFAAWRAEWTLALAAVGLEKEVSPARGNEVVTQWAAAGGVLDGRDVTSRRLRRMDDDERDLDEAVAKIVGVLDFSLPADSVAAAKMLEQRWAAANEIAIRRKSLEPQLVQQTKDCDRKRTTLNDAEVALTVLCAEAGCQKQQLRTIAARCDERADLARRRQQLIGTIGTAADGYALDALREQRCERDLDVIAAELARVEEELQRVDRSREAAAVAAESAKQDVDRFMTSEGINQAVAGRESATTAMQHVVERYVELSLAGEFLSAAINQIRGEQQDPLVIRAGELFALSSNGAFLAVDSDIDEKGRPIVVGKRSTGESVRVGEMSDGTRDQLFLAFRLASLEHYCASSEPLPLICDDLLVHFDDDRSSATLDLLAEIGKTTQVLLFTHHRKVVEGAAILVERGTASVFDLSAAPPTLP, encoded by the coding sequence ATCGCAGACTTTTCGTCGTCGTAAAGGTGTGAAATCGCTATCCGACGAAACAAATAAAGCGATCGACGAGCGCGCACTCTCAGTTCATCTGGGCGGAACAACACGCGATCGATTCATGGCATTGTTCGGGTTGGATCACACGTCGCTACGTTTGGGCGGTGAAAGACTTCTTGAGGCCGACGGGGATATCGGTCGATTGATTGTGGAGGCTGGGGGAGGCTTACGCGGTCTCGTGACCGCCCTCGACAAGCTCAAGATGGACGTAGAGAAACTCTATTCTGCACGTCGCTCATCCGATCGCGCGTTCTATAACGCGTTCGACGCTTTCGACACTGCAAATAAGGAGGTGAAAGCGGGCTTTCTAAGCCGCCAAGCGTTCGACGAGGCGCGCAATGCGCAAGAAACGACATCGGCCGGCTTGGCAGAAGCTCGCGCATCCACAGGGAGTCTGACGGAGCAAGCATCCAGTCTGCGTCGGCTAGCCCGCGTTATTCCGCTACTGATAGAGCTTGGAATAATTGAGAAGGAATGCTTGGCCTACGCTGATTTGTCGGCCCTGCGGAATGATTTCGCCGCTGCGGTGAGAGATGCATTCGACGGCCTGCAAGCTGCGACTGTCGCGCTGAGAGATTCCGAGGATACCCGTAGTGCACTTGAGGATCAGGTGAACGGCCTCATCGTGCCCACCGATTTTGTCGCGGCCGAGGCGGCAATAAGAGACATTATCGAAAAGGCTACTCACGTCGGCAAAGCAAGAACGGATCGACCGAACCGCCAACGTGAACTCGCCGACGCGGAAACGAAGTTAGCCGCACTGGGACGAAGCATCGGATGTAGTGATGCCGCTGATCTCAACCGCCAGATGCCATCCCAGGCAGCAATCGACCTCGTTCAAGCGTTGATTCCCCGGGGATCCGAGCTCCCGCCGACAATTGAGAGCGCGGAAACTCAAGTAAAGGAGGAAAGCATCTTAGTCGCGCAACTCGAGGCTCGGCGGACACAACATCAAGAACGCGGCGAGGACAAACCGTTCGGCGTGAGCATCAATGAGTTTGCCCAGTTGCCAGTGCTCACGCGGTCCTTAGAACTGAAGCGCAAACAGACACGTGAGGCCGAAGCCGCTTGCGCGGCTCGGCTCAATTCTCTGGGGTTCGCAAGCCTCAAGGAGCTACGATCCCTCGACTGTCCGGATAGTGCGATAATTTCCGACGAAATCCAGCGATGCGCAGCATTCGACGCAGATAATACGAGACTCGTACAGTTGAGTGAGCAGTGGACATTGAGGCGTGATACCGCTATCGCAGAAATACAGCGCCTCACTTTTGGTGACGATCTCCCCAGCTCGGCAGCAATTGGCGGCGCGCGCTCGGCGCGCCGCCAGATTTGGACGACGATTCGGGAAGTATTCCTTGACTCGAGCGACGATGCGTGGCTGCGAACCGACGCTAGCCAAAGACTGCAAGCGACCGCTGACATGGAACAAAAGGTCGACGATGCGGATTCACTCGCCGATCGTCGCGTTGCCGAGACACAACGTCTTGCCGCATTGGACCTCGCCGAACGAGATCGCACAGAAGCGGTAGCCAATCTGGCCGCAGCGATCGATGCTCAAGAACAGTCGCGCCTTAGGTTGGACCGCGCGAAACGTGAATGGACGGATTCATGGCCACTGGCAGTTCAACGTGAATCGGATTTGGGTCGGCTAAAGGCACTGTCGACGGAACGTGCTGCGATTCTTGAACGTGCCGAGATGGCTGCATCGATGTTAGTAGAAGCAGAGTTGTTGGCTACGGAGACCGACCCAAAAACCGAAATGCTTCAGTCAGCAGAAGAACGGCTTGGTATCTCTCAGCAACGTAACGAGTCACTTGCCGCGCGCGTACGATCAGTAGTGCAGTTGATCACGGCCCACGACGATGCATATGCGGACTATCGCCGCGACGTCGCGGCCGTATCAGATTCATCGATCCGCCTGGCGACAAGGCGGGAGAACCTTTCCAACTTGACATCAGCATTTGCGGCGTGGCGCGCGGAATGGACGCTTGCGTTAGCCGCCGTCGGGCTTGAGAAAGAAGTTTCGCCTGCACGCGGTAACGAAGTCGTCACTCAGTGGGCAGCAGCAGGAGGCGTTCTCGATGGACGCGACGTCACGAGCAGAAGGCTACGCCGGATGGACGATGACGAAAGAGACTTAGATGAAGCTGTTGCGAAGATAGTTGGCGTCCTAGATTTTTCACTGCCCGCCGACTCCGTTGCAGCAGCCAAAATGCTTGAACAAAGATGGGCCGCTGCCAATGAAATTGCGATCCGCCGCAAAAGCCTGGAGCCGCAGCTCGTGCAGCAGACCAAGGACTGTGATAGGAAGCGAACGACGCTCAACGATGCTGAAGTTGCGCTTACGGTTTTGTGCGCGGAGGCGGGTTGTCAGAAGCAGCAACTACGTACAATAGCCGCGCGGTGTGACGAACGAGCCGACCTTGCGCGGCGCCGCCAACAATTAATTGGGACTATCGGAACCGCGGCCGACGGGTACGCTCTCGACGCCCTCCGCGAGCAGCGATGCGAACGTGATCTCGATGTGATCGCTGCCGAACTTGCGCGGGTTGAGGAGGAGCTGCAGCGAGTGGATCGATCACGCGAAGCGGCGGCAGTCGCCGCCGAGAGTGCTAAGCAGGATGTTGATAGATTCATGACTTCCGAGGGAATCAATCAAGCCGTCGCGGGGCGTGAAAGCGCGACCACAGCCATGCAGCATGTCGTAGAGCGCTATGTCGAGCTGAGTTTGGCCGGAGAGTTCCTATCGGCTGCTATCAATCAGATTCGGGGTGAGCAACAAGATCCTCTGGTGATCCGCGCTGGTGAGCTCTTCGCCTTATCGAGTAACGGTGCGTTTTTAGCGGTCGACTCGGATATCGACGAAAAAGGCCGTCCGATTGTTGTCGGAAAACGCTCGACTGGCGAGTCAGTGCGCGTTGGCGAGATGAGTGATGGCACCAGAGACCAACTATTCCTCGCCTTTCGCCTGGCTAGCTTAGAACACTACTGCGCTTCATCCGAGCCGTTGCCGTTGATATGTGATGACTTGCTGGTGCACTTCGACGATGATCGAAGTTCTGCGACTCTCGACTTGCTCGCCGAAATTGGTAAGACTACCCAGGTGCTCCTCTTTACTCATCATCGAAAGGTTGTCGAGGGAGCGGCTATTCTGGTAGAGCGCGGAACTGCGAGTGTTTTCGATCTTAGTGCCGCACCCCCTACGCTTCCTTGA